The Takifugu flavidus isolate HTHZ2018 chromosome 16, ASM371156v2, whole genome shotgun sequence genome contains the following window.
gaTTGGTGCAGCTGTGGGCTGAATCTTGGAGGTCCTGACACCCCAGAGTCGCCTCAACACCTGCACGCTGCCCTCTCACGCCTTCTCATGCTGCGCGCCTTCTCAGTCACAACTCCACTATTGACCTGCTCCTTCTTAAGggctttttcttccttcatctTGCaacataccacacacacacacacacacacacacacacacacacacacacacacacacacaacacacacacacacacacacacacacacacacacacttttgtgacTACATAGAAGTAAAAAGTCTGCATTATTTTACTGATGTCATTTATTACTCGCTTGCTTTTTGCTTCTTTGACCAGGTTTATTTTTAAGCTTCAAAAATTTTCTAACCAAATGTCACAACTagcttttctcttttatttccaaGTTAGTTATCCAGTAATTATCATTGCAATTCTTCCACATGATTATGATTATTTCTATTACATTTTATAATATCACTTTGAAGTGTTTGTACAGCGACTGATTGTTGAACTGAATTTGatatacaaaaatataaatttaGGGGTATTTTGTAGAAgagcagaaggagaagatgtTCTCTTCTTAGATTCTTCTAATTAGTAATACTAGAGACACTTTGACTTATCttaaaattcttattttttccccaaataGTTTTTTAAAGTACCTTTAAGATTACTACCACTATAACACGTGGCCCCAAACCTCAACTCATTGTAAATAtgctataacacacacacgcacacacaaacacactttgtggTATTTTGGTGAATATGAAGCATCATATTGACCCCTCCACTTTGactctctttgtctttttcttttttctcttcccctttctttctttcttctttctttctttctttctttctttctttctttctttctttctttctttctttcatctgtgtgtgtgtgtgtgtttgtgtgagtgtgtgttagtgtgcgCAGGGACATTCAGGTTTGCCTTGCTTACTTAAAAAGTTGCATTTATCCACACGAGTGACTCTTATTGTTGCCCTCAGTCAAATCAGGTGTTCCATTGTCAGGCCcatgataaaataaaatcaccagTGGTGCTTTTCTGTCATCTGTGTTGTGACAGATTCAACAGAGATGCTCGTCTGGCTTTGCTCACCCGAAGGTTTCTGAAGGTTTCTAAAAAGTTTCTGCGGGTTTCTAAAAGGCTTCTGTAggtttctgcaggtttctggagGATTGTAAAAGGATTCTGAAGGTTTCTGAAGGTTTCTAAAATGTTTCTGGAGGATTCTAAAAGGTTTCTGGGGGTTTCTAAAAGGTTTCTGGACATTTCTAAAAGGTTTCTGGAGGTTTCTAAAAGGTTTCTGAAGGTTTCTAAAAGGTTTATGCAGATTTATACAAaactattcttgtttaaatctaTTGTGGTGACGTCTTGAGAAGATTTCTTGTATACGTTGAGAAGAGGTAGTTAGCAGCTAAAGCCCGAATGGCCACCATGTTAGCAGCACCATGTCACTTGCGCCATCATCTGCATGTGAGTTTGACCTTTGTAATGATTGACAAATGAGTGTGAATTAACATTTTTGTTCTTTCCTTGTTTTTTGATTGGACAGTGGAGGTTAAGCCCCCCCATACTCCAGCATTGCTTGGCACCTTGGGCGTTCATCCACACATTTTGGAGCTTAGTCCGGCCCATTCTCTCCCGCCTGGCCTGCACAGCGACCATGACTTGCTGACCTGCGGCCAGTGTCAGATGACCCTTCCACTGGGTGAAATCCTCCTCTTCATTGAACACAAGAAGAAGCAATGCCAAACAGGACTGCTGCCTGCCGACTGTTGTGAAAAGATGGAAGagccgggaggaggaggaagaggaggaggaggaagagcaccTCTGCAGACTCTCCAGCACAGCCAGCAGCCAAGGAAGCCGAAGAAGGTTGTGGAGCCGGTGGAAGTGGGAATCCAGGTGACACCTGAGCAGGAGACCACGCCGACCAAGGGCCTTTGCCCAAAGCAAGAAAATACACCTGAAGGTAGAgcagtgtctgtctgcctgcctgcctgcctgcctgcctgcctgtctgtctgtctgtctgtctgtctgtctgtcacagtTTAGTTGAACTTTTGAGTGTGGACTAGTGATTGTTTTACAAGCTGCTCTATTGATCCCGTATGAGCTAAAGTAGCAATACAAAATCAAGGGTGTTGATCTGAAAAGGGATAGTTAATGAACAAACATGTTCTGAGGGAGGCAGAAGATGCCACAgatgctctctggagcctgTAGGAGCAGTCACAGGGCCACCTGCTGTCTGTTGTCCTGCAGGACACATTTAAGTACTCTTAAAGCAGATAAcacctctctcactctcttatCTGATTCCTATCAAAGCGAGTTCAGGTACGTCTTGCAGGGAAGGAGCCTGGAGAGCACTCGGAGGAGGAGCTTTAAACCCTGAATGATCTTGATTGTGCTCACAGGGAGCTGAACGGATGCATGTCCAGTCCTCATTGTCCTGGCTCTAATCCCAGTTGATTCATACAGGTCTCAATGCTAAtgcttttgttattttaatggcCTAAAACATGTGTGATGGTCAAAAGTTGGGGATTGGATTTTGTCTGAAGGACGGTCAGGAGGCAcagtgtgtgagagaaaaaagaagggaggaggaagatgcagattGCTTCTACTATTGTCACACTTACTGATAATGGAGTTGTTGGGCAGGGGCACCAGGGGCGATCTGATCCCAGTTCAGAGGAACCTGCTGGACGAGAGAGCAGAGACACTTGTGTCAGAGTCCTGAGACAGGAAACCAGCTTTGACCTTTTGTGTTAATGAAAGTACATTCATTCCATCTTACCCCGTGACAGTGGCTAAAGATTGACAGAAACAACACCTATGCCACCAAGACTGCTCCAAAGGGTCCTTCTCTGAATCCAAaacctttttctgtgtttatttcaggTCAGAGGGATGAGCCCTCCAGTTATATCTGCACCACGTGTAAGCAGATGTTTTCCAATGCCTGGTTCCTGCTACAGCATGCTCAAAACACGCATGGCATTCGCATATACCTGGAGTCAGATCCCTCGAGCGCAGCCCTAACTCCACGCATCACCATGCCTCCACCCATGGGCAATGACTGCATCCCTCATCCCCCCCTCATCAACTTTCTGGGGGAAAACAACCCTTTCCAGCTCTTAAGAATGACAGGCCCAGTGACTCGAGAGCCTGCCTCTGCTTTTATCGAGAACCGACTGCCCAACATGCCTGCATTTGTTAGCCCCCCTGCCCGCCACCACCTGGACTCCCATAGGCTAGAATGCCTTAGCACAGAAGAAATGGGTCTCATCTCACAGCACCCAAGTGCCTTTGAAAAGGTGATGCGTCTCGCGCCCGTGTCCATGGAGTCCCACTCCATGGACTTCTCCAGGAGGTTACGTGAATTGGCGGGTAATAGCAACAGTACAACACCGCCGCTGTCGCCAGGCAGGGCCAACCATATTCACCGATTACTCAACCCCAACACCTTTCAAATTGGGCCAAAGTCACCCTTTGTGTGCACTCCTCCCTTACCACCGGCTCCCGCAAACAGCACTAGCCCTCCACAGATGCAGAACAAAGTCAAATCCTGTGAGTTCTGTGGTAAGACATTTAAGTTCCAAAGCAACTTGGTTGTGCATCGCCGAAGCCACACCGGAGAGAAACCCTACAAGTGCCAGCTGTGTGACCATGCATGTTCTCAGGCGAGTAAGCTGAAACGCCACATGAAGACCCACATGCACAAGCCTGGTTCACTGACTGGGCGTTCGGATGATGGACTATCAACTACAAGTTCCCCCGAGCCAGGCACAAGTGAGCGCATGAAGAACCACGGTGGTGACTTCCAGGTAGAAGGAAacgaagaggaagaagaggaggaagaggaactaGAGAGTGAGAGTCGACCAGAATCAAACTTTAGCATGGAGTCCGAATTATACCGGAACAGGGAGAACGGCTCCAAACAGCTATCTGAGGAGAAGTCATCATTCACTTTTGAAAAAATGATGGGAGCTCGGGGTCTTAATTCCATTCAACATTATAACAGTTTGATAGTTGACAATCGTGGCCGGACGGACTTGTCCAAGAGCTGCTCAGAACACCGACAGGACACAGCGGACGAGGATTCGGTGCCCGAGGAGACGGACCGCCACAGACCGGAAAGGACAATTGTTAATGGCAGGAACAGCGGATCAGATGATTCTCTTCCAAGCTTATTTCCCCACAAACCCGCTTCCGTCGCTGGTTCTGGCCTGGCTAACTCCATGAGTAAGAGGATAAAGACAGAGAAGGACGGGGATGGTTCCCCGGCACCCCTCATACCCTCTGAAAATGTCTACTCCCAGTGGTTAGTGGGCTATGCTGCCTCTCGCCATTTCATAAAAGACCCTTTTCTAGGCTTCAGTGACTCGAGACAATCTCCCTTCGGCACTTCATCGGAGCACTCCTCTGAAAATGGAAGCCTGCGCTTCTCCACGCCCCCAGGAGACCTGATGGACGGTGGCTTGTCGGGCCGTAGTAGTGGGACCGCAAGTGGAGGCAGCACGCCTCACCTGAGCGGAGGTCCTGGCAGACCCAGCTCAAAGGACAGCCGGCGGTCTGACACCTGCGAGTTCTGTGGCaaagtttttaaaaactgcagcaACCTGACAGTGCACCGACGCAGTCACACGGGTGAGAGGCCCTACAAGTGTGAGCTGTGCAACTACGCGTGTGCCCAGAGCTCAAAGCTAACGCGCCACATGAAGACGCATGGCCAGCTTGGTAAGGAGGTCTATCGTTGTGACATTTGCCAAATGCCGTTCAGCGTGTACAGCACTCTggagaaacacatgaaaaagtGGCATGGAGAACATTTGATGACCAATGACATCAAACTGGAACAAGCACAGATGGTGTAAACCAGTTCCCTCTTTTTCAACTCCACATGTCCCATATGGTGTGGAAGGGCAGCTGGAGGCCCTTttgtaaaatgtgaattttgATGAATTTTTATGAAACTTTGCGTGGAAAAATTGTGTGGAAATATTTAAACACGGTCTCAAAGGCAATCGAAACCATCTAACCTCATAGAGGTCTCTTTTTTAAATAGCTAAATCTGCCATTCGAGTTTTTGAACAAGTTGGCCTTTAACTGTGcaatattgtttatttattgacaTTTGGTACACGCAGGTGcgtttttaaaacaaacaaaaattgTTCATGTAGTGTTGTTTTGGTTTCTGAAAACCCAGATGAGTCCTTTTCCCCAGCTGTTGTTTTTTACCCATTGATGGCCACTGCCCGTGAGACAATGTATattcaacatatatttctggAAGAGAAAAGTTCGATCCAATATTTAGCTTGAGAGCAATGCTGAGTGAGCAGACGCTAATCCACAGGTGTGATGATGCCATGCGAACAACAATCCTTTAGTGCTACAACATGTACAGATGTTAGTGTGACGTGTGACGATGTTAGTGTGACGTGTGATGATAATTCGATAAAAGCAGAAGTGATGGTGACTCTAAAATAAGGAAGGGCGATGCCAAGGATCAGAAACCTGCTGTGGGCTTAACCATCTTCTACCAGCCAGGTCCCTCAACCTGCCGACAGCTGTTCgcttctccctctgcctctgcgCAGCCTTTCATCTTCTCACATTGATAAATGCATAAATCCTACAGCGCATGCAGCCCTAGTGCCCTGTTTTGGTGGAACGCCAGCTTCGTGCTtcaagatgaggaggagaaacggaCTATCTCAGGTTATAAAACGCTCTTCTCTGGCACTTGTGAGAGGCCACTAAAGGACATCAAATATCTGAATAATTTGCTCAAGTTGTGCCTTCTACAACAGCCTCACCAGACCAACAGCAGATCCCTACTTGGGTCACACCAGAGCTACAATTAGCTGGCTCTAATTCGCACATGCTTGCGTGCACATGCAGATATTGCAGATGCTTAGAAATGATCCTGCTGAAGAAATTCTTTATTTAAAGTTGAGAAACATTCCCAGCGACTGATACAGATCTGATTAATGAACATTCCACCAACATCACCATCGTTAAAACTTTACTGTTGTTTGTGACTTCTGTGTagaggacaaaacacacacgtgtacatTAAAGTAGCGAAATTATCAGATAGATCATCAGATTTATGTTCACACACAGTCCAACTTCATATAGATCTATATGCTACACTGAATCTTGTTTTAATGGAAGGCTCCAAAACTTGGgatgtctctgtctctctctctgtacatGTCTATGTCTCTCACTCAGAAAGAGATGAGATGATGATAATTTACCAGGTCTTGGAAAAATGTACGCACATTTTGGTACGAAAGAAAACGACGATGTTCTTCAAGAGACTCCTTACAATATCAAACATATCatcaaaaatattaaataatagACACAAAACAATTcagaaaaaatggaaatataatGTAGAAAAGGATTTTGTTGCgataagaaaatgtgttttactcctttttaaaaaaaaaagtacatacATTTATCCGTGCATCTATTTATAGTTGTACGTATAAATGCGttcatatatacatatatacgcATACAAACgcatctatatgtttgtatgtgtacatgtatgtactgtatatgtacATCTGTGTGTTATTTGCAAagtgggatttaaaaaaaaaaaaatattattattattttacagtcaaaattgaAATGATGGTCTTCACCAATTTTGTCCCTGTAATTGTGAAacgtgtttcttttttctgccttgGCTGTAAGTAATCACAAAATAAACCGATTTTGGAGGAAAAGGAATGAACCAACGTGGATTTGGCTGTTTGGGGACTTAGAACAGATACACAGGTGCTCCAACAGTAGCTTGAGGTTTCCTCGGAGTGCTACGTATTTATATTCTTCGTGAAAGGAATCAGGTGAATCATTTTGTTAGGTTTTTCCCCATCCTTTATTCCATCTATTGAAGCTGAGTGAATAGGATAGAATGAATAATAATGGCATCACtcatgtcatgtgacaggatgtttttgttttacgGGGAGGAAACTGACCTGAAGGATGAGTGTGGTTGGAATAACTTAAGCCAGAGGGTTGAGGATTGGCGTACGTGGGATGTCTATTTGATTTCTTATCAGATTGGTCTGTTGACCTTTTTCAGGTCCCTAACTGGATATTTCAACCCAGCAGAAACacactttacattttaattgtGGGTGTACTTGGAAGTTCTGAGTCCTGTTCCTAAGGGGCTTATGTAAGTTTCAGGTTTATGCACTGCggaaatctttatttttcttcaacTCTCTTAACTCCATTAACAACTTGTGGCTTGAGACATGGTTACAGTTGTTGCTTAGGCAGTTGTGAGGAGAAGTGTTTTCTTGGAATTTGAATGCAGATGTTCTTGTAGGTTCTAATTTATTCAGTTGATTCTAATTCATTAAGGTCCATCAGAGAGGCAACTAGAAGAAGGAAATTAAAAGTACTCAGTAATCTGTTGTAGAACTCCCCAAGTACTCCGCCTAAACAGCTAAACAGCAATTCATACCTGGGAGCATTCAGCAGTCTCTGCTTTGACACGTGACCCGAATGAGGAACCCACCATCAAGTCTTGGCCAGGGGCTAACCTCCTGTACTGAAAACTCAGGGTTAGCTTTCACTATTTTGAATCAAATggatacttttttttaaagggttatgtgaacatttttaaaatcaatgaaTTTTAATTGTCCAGCCTAGAAGGACCAAATgctccaagtacagaaccttatGGAACCCCATGGTTAACCCTACTGCATGAAGAGGGAATGACAtgatggacatgagcaaactggtatctatctgataaatatgatctaaaccagtctagtgctgtccctttaattccaatcatatgttcctgtctctggaacagga
Protein-coding sequences here:
- the bcl11ba gene encoding BAF chromatin remodeling complex subunit BCL11B a, which codes for MSRRKQGNPQHLSRRETTVEVKPPHTPALLGTLGVHPHILELSPAHSLPPGLHSDHDLLTCGQCQMTLPLGEILLFIEHKKKQCQTGLLPADCCEKMEEPGGGGRGGGGRAPLQTLQHSQQPRKPKKVVEPVEVGIQVTPEQETTPTKGLCPKQENTPEGQRDEPSSYICTTCKQMFSNAWFLLQHAQNTHGIRIYLESDPSSAALTPRITMPPPMGNDCIPHPPLINFLGENNPFQLLRMTGPVTREPASAFIENRLPNMPAFVSPPARHHLDSHRLECLSTEEMGLISQHPSAFEKVMRLAPVSMESHSMDFSRRLRELAGNSNSTTPPLSPGRANHIHRLLNPNTFQIGPKSPFVCTPPLPPAPANSTSPPQMQNKVKSCEFCGKTFKFQSNLVVHRRSHTGEKPYKCQLCDHACSQASKLKRHMKTHMHKPGSLTGRSDDGLSTTSSPEPGTSERMKNHGGDFQVEGNEEEEEEEEELESESRPESNFSMESELYRNRENGSKQLSEEKSSFTFEKMMGARGLNSIQHYNSLIVDNRGRTDLSKSCSEHRQDTADEDSVPEETDRHRPERTIVNGRNSGSDDSLPSLFPHKPASVAGSGLANSMSKRIKTEKDGDGSPAPLIPSENVYSQWLVGYAASRHFIKDPFLGFSDSRQSPFGTSSEHSSENGSLRFSTPPGDLMDGGLSGRSSGTASGGSTPHLSGGPGRPSSKDSRRSDTCEFCGKVFKNCSNLTVHRRSHTGERPYKCELCNYACAQSSKLTRHMKTHGQLGKEVYRCDICQMPFSVYSTLEKHMKKWHGEHLMTNDIKLEQAQMV